CTCTTCCGGCTGCTGATGCTCAGGCCCACCACAGTTGTGAGAGTAGGGGTCTTGGCTCTGGTTGCACTCTGAGGAGCCCATGGGTCCAGCCTTGCTTTCCAGCTTGGCATGTGCTGCCTTGCCCACAAGGGATGCTAGCTGAGGATCGGCCTGCCCATGGTTGGTGGGTGAGGTGGTGCTAGAATGAGGGGGGAGGGTGCAGGTGGTCGGAACGTGTCTGAATGCATTAATGATGGGCAAAACCAACCTGCTTTTTCCTTGGCACAGCCTCTGCAGAAGCCACAGTGACCAAAGATGCAAAGACAAAAGCCGTGGAGTTGGCAGCCCCAGCGGCTGAGAGTTCTGCCCTGGAGAAGCAGGAGGAAAAGAAGCCCTTGGCCAACCAGCACAAGGAGAAGGAAAGCGGCAGCCCCCAACAGACAGAGGAGGCCGCAAGCAAAGACGGTGCTCAGAAGGTGAGCGAGAGCAAGGCAGAAGAGGCAGCAAAGTCTCCTCCCAGCCCAAGAGTGGAAGAGAAGAAGCCCTCTCCTGCCCTTCACACAGAGGCCGGAGAGTGGGCATTGCCTGTCCAGAAAACGGAAGAGAACAAGATTGCTCCCAGCCAGAGGACAGACGAGAGCAAGGCCTCTCTCAGCCAGCCCACCGAGGAGACAGCCAGTCAGCCAGTCGTCCAGAAAGCAGAAGACAGCCGTCcttctcccagccagccagcagagaAGGCAGAACAGAGCCAGGCCTCTCCCGCTCAGCCCCCGGCAAAGCAAGAGGAGAGTaaacccccctcctcctcccccagccaccctGTCGAGCCCCTTCCCGTGCTGGAGAAGCTCGAGGAGAGGAGCAAGGAATCTCCCGGCAGGCCTGCCGAGAAGCAAGAGGAGCAGAAGCAGCCGCCAGCCGAACCCGTGGAGCATTTTCCAGAACCGGCCGGTaaggaaagcagcaggaaacaaatgTTCTCCACCCAGGGCCGCCCAAGCCCCGTTCTGGGGGGCAGATGGGATAACAAATCTAATGAACGCGGTAGTGTTTGGGGGCGGGAGGTGAGGCAGCCCTTGCCTTGCCGGGTCCTTCTGGCTCAGGAGAAGATCTTCCAGCATGATTAACCATCGTGTCCCGAGGAGATTTGCAGGCAGATCCATCCCCTCCAGCCCAAGGCAGTCGACAGGCGAGGGGAAATAATTCTTTGCTCAGTCAGTGGCTAATTGAACTGGGGAATTCATTGCCAGCGGCTGTAGCGGCAGCCATCAGCCCAGTGCTAGAAGAGGCTTAGCCAAAGTCATGGCGGAGAGGAGCCATCCGTGGCTCCTGGTCACCGGAAGACATttgcaggggcagccaacctctgaatcccagagccaggaggccacatcaggggaGGGCCCCGGCCTCCGTGCCccattgttggtcctccagaagaaccaGTTGGCCACCGTGTGTGACGGGATGCTCAGTGAGACAGAcagtcactggtctgatccagcagggctcctctgattatCCTATCTTGGTCTCCATGTCCTGTCCTTGGGACTCCCAGGcaagtgtgagacaggatgctaaacTCGATGGACCAGCTGGTTTCTTCTCAAGCTCTTGATACCTGAATCCTGGGTGTGACCGCTGTGCTCCTGGCCTGCCACTGCCCGGCCTTAATGaggtttctttttcctttgctcCTTCCAAAAGAGTCCAAGGAACCCGTGCCTCTGGGAGAGCCCGAAGCAGAGCCGGAGAAGGGACCCTCCGCAGGAAGAGCGGCTCTTGACCTTGCTGGAGCAGACAAGCCAAAGGGAGTTCCTGAGCCTAGCAGGGACCAACCTGTGGAGCTTCCCCAAGAGAAAGCCTCTCGGGACCCTGAAGGTAGGTGGAgacaggggaggagccagagagGAGCCTTGGCCCTTGCGATGCAGGTCTCccttctctgccctgctgctcctGCAACTGCTCTGGTCTCCTGCATCTCTTGGGAAGGGCAGAAGGGGGTCTTCCTATGCCCCCTGCCCCACGATTGCGGCTCTCCTTAGGCTGCCAAAGTGAAAAGGGGAGCCAGGTTAAACAGGGAGAGATTTACCGCAATCCTATCTCTTGCTTGCCAACATGTGGtttaatccccccaccccccttggtgCAGAGATTTTGGGGGGGCTGAGTGTTTAATTCTGGCTATCAAACTGGTGTTTTGTCACAGACCCTTTAACAAGAGTGGTCTGTACTTGGGGTGGAGTTTACTTTTGGCCTGTCTTCCACTTCCCCTCCAGTATCCTTCCACTGCCACACTGGGGGATGCTTTGGGGGCCCATCTCTGCTGTCTTTATGGAAACGGAGCAAGTGCTTTTCCCTGAGCAGAGTGAGGTACTGAGTTCTCCCAGCAGAGTTCCACCTTCCACTGGTCCTCGCCTGCCTGCCGGGCTTCTCCAAGTGTTTGTACACGACTTGCGCCATGCCCTAGCTTCTTGCTTCCTCCTGCAAGGAAATGCAAGGGTAATTCTTGCTCGAGCATCTGTCTAAGAAAGAAGCCAGCTGAGTCCCAAAGCCCCTTCCGTTTGGGCCGCAGGAGCTCTCTGAGCACACGACAGAGCAGTGGTCTCATGCTCTTAAATATATAAGCAGGGAATCCCCGGGTGACTTTGTCCGTAGTGTGTGACCGGTTGGCAGGAGGCCATGAATCTGCCCTGGGATGGATTACTGCCGCCACTTTCTCCAAACTTGGCAGCAGTGGAGGTAGGGCTTCACACGAGGGTAGCCTGTGAGGCCCTTGGCGCTTGGGCAGGTGACCCTTGCGGAGTAAGTGCTCTGGCTCCTGAGCAAATTTCCTGTATTCCAGGTGTATCTGCTACCCAAGTCAGACAAGCTCACAAATCCAATGACCATCGCAGGTTTGCCAAGGCAAAACCTGCTCGAGTACCTGGTGCAGATACCCCGGCACAGAAGAGCCGTGAGCCAGGAGAAGGCCCCCTGGCCGCACCTGAATGGGGCTATGTCCCCGGGACGTCCCCGCGGGGCAAGGGTGCCTCTCGGAAGGTCACCAGCCAGCCCTTTGAGCTTGCGGAAGGCCAGAGAGATGTCCTGCAGGAGAGCTGGGATGTGGAAGCGTCTGCggcatttaagaagaagaagaagaaaccgaAGCAGAAGAGAAGCCAGCACCCCAGGCCAGTGGAGGCCTGGGAGGAGGCCCCTGAGGGGCCGAGATCCCCCCCCTGTGCGGAGGAACCCCGGAGATCTGACATCCCGCTTGCTGTTCCCCCGGAGAGATTCCAAGAGGTCACCGGCGTCTCCACGGGAGTCCTTTGGAAAGGTACTTCTAAACGTGAAATGGAGTGGAAGCTCGTGGACACGCAGAGCCTTGCCTTTGCTCCTGCAGAAGGAGAGCCGATTCAGCACACCCAGAGCTCTTTGGAACTTGAGCTGGATGCAAGAGCAGCAGAGTTTGGCAGAGCGGAAGTGATTCGTGACGACAGAGCTGGGTTGCAGTCCAAGAGCGGAAAGGAAGGCTCTCCCAAGGAGCAGCTGAAGGGCCCTGCTGAGCAGAGTCAGCTGGGAAGCCCCACGACCCCCCCTGCCCAAGCCAGCCCTGTGACAGCCTCTGGGGGAAGCAGGGAGCGGGAGGGTCAGCCTCCCAAGAATGTGGGCCTGGGCACCGAACCCCCCGCAAGTGGGGAAGCTGCAAAACCAGCAGAGGCGGATGGAGGAAAGGTGACACGGGAGGATCTGGTTGCTGGAAGCCTAGCCTTGGAAGGGAAGCCCAAGCAGCAAGGGGGGGATGGGAGAggcaggagggcagggcaggaagcTGCGGGAGCTCCTGAGGAAAGGAGGATCCCTGATCAAAGCATCCCAGAGGCCACGCAAGCACCAAAGGCAAGGCCAGGCGACGGAGACGAGGGCAGTCCCGTGAAGAGTGAAAAGCCCCCATtgggctcaggaggaggaggtCCCTTCTTCACCTGGGAAGGGCCTTCAGGTACAGTGAAGCCCCTCTTCCCAGGTGAGACACCCGGAGGTGGGAAACTGCCTTTGGCTGATACGGACGAGGCTGCCCACTCCAGCCCACCTGAAAAGCCAGCCCTGGCTGTTCCCAAGACGGCCTCCGATCAGCCTAAGAAGAGGAGCAGCCATGGCAAAAGCAGGAAGGTGAAGAATTTCCCGGAGCAACAGCTGCTGCTTTCAGAGGGCCTCTCCGATTTGAGCCAGGGTCCGGctgtggggggggaagaggggcccCCCCCAGAAACGGGCCCTGCTGCCCTGAGGGAAGAGGCGAGCTGCTCCGGTCCCCCAGAGAACAAGGGGGCCCCTGAGAAGCCAAAGAAGAGGAGCAGCGACGGGAGGAGCCGCAAGGCTGCCGGAAGACCCTCCCTGGGGCCGCCGTTTCTCCCGGGGGCGGAGAAGGACGTTCCCGCTGAAGGGAGCAGCACCGACCAGATGAGAGCGGGAAGCGCTTCCGACAAGGAGCCGGCCTCGGACGCTGCAAGCCGGTTGGCAGAAGCTGCTGCAGGTACAGCCAATGTGCAGGTAGGAAACCCGGAAGGGCCTCCCGCCGGGCAGGGCGAGGGGcaggctgccttcccttcctccgcgTACCCCTTTATCGCAAGGACTCCGACCAAACCGCCCGACAGTCCTGCCGCTCTTGAGGCGGATGCCCCGGCCGAGGGAGGCGAGGGGCACGGTCCCACCGGCAGAGGAGGCCCCATCATGGCCGAGCCCAGCTCCGCACTGCCGGTGAGCAAGCCCAAAAAGAGGACCAGCGACGGGAGAAACAAGAAACCTGGCAAGTGTGCTTCCGAACAGCCAGGGAGCCAGGCCACAGTGGGCCCGCCCTCCGAGACGGCTGCCTCCGAGAGAGACAAAGGCGACTCCTCCCCATTGAAGCCGCCGGATGGAAGCCAagtgcccttcccccccccaaagcggaTGGAGGACGAGGAGCCCAGCCCAGCTCTCAGAACTAGCTGCTCCGAGCCCCAACCCCCCTTGGTCCATCGAACAAGCCCCCTGAAGCCAGAGCCCCTTGCCCACACCAAAGATGCTCCTTCCACCCACAGAGGGCAGGAAGTCAGTTTGGCTGCCTTGGAGCCCCTTGCAGAAGCTAGAACTCCCGCCCAAGCACAGCCTCCCCTCCGAGATCCGGCTGAAGAAGAGCCAAAGAGGCCCGAGGATGAAGGGCAAGTCCGACAAGTGCAGGGGCTCTCGGGGGCAAAGGTGGATATTGCTGGACTGGCTGCCGTGTGCAGAGAGGGGGGTCAAGTGGGGAGAGGCCCATCCCCTGTCGCAAGCCAGGGAAGAGCTGCAGACCCTCCTGCCACCACCGACCAAGTCCCTCTTGCGCCGCCTGTGGAGGAAGCCTCTAAAGGAGCGGACGAAGGGCTGAGTCGAAAGAGCAGGCCCAGCGGGGGCCAAGCGTTTCCTCCGGAGGCCGAGACGGACGGGCTTCTGGGAGTGGAGGGCTGTGGGAAGCCCAGAGGGCCCCCTTCCGACAGACGCAGGAAACAGACCAGAGACGGCACTTTGGACCTGGCCAGCAGGCTGGATCCCAGCATGAAGCCTGCCAAGAGGGGCAGTGATGGGAAAAGCAAGAGGGCCACGAGCTCCCCAGAGCAGCCAGTTCTTCTGCCCGCAAAGGCAGGCCCGGCCCAAGGGCAGCATCGCAAGGGAGCCGGCCTAGAGAGCGCCCTGCAAGGGATAGAGCTTGTGGACGAAAACCGAAACATTAAAAACTTTCCTCCGGGACATCCGATGTTTTGGGAGGAAGACACGGTGAGAGTTTTTGGCCCTTTTGGTTTGCCCCCGCCATCTTCTCTCGATGAGGGTGGTTCCAAAAGCCAGTGCCCCTTTCTCAACTCTCAAGGCAAAGGGGCAGCAGGGCTACTGAAGGAACGGCTTTCTCCTCCAGAGGCGGTGGGCGATACGAGCGGAAGGGAGCGGAAGGGGACGCTCGAGCTCCAAGAAGATCCGGGGGCCGCCGAACTCCGAGAGGACGCCACAGAGACCTCCCTCCTGGTGCAGGCCGGGGACAAGacgagggagaagaggaggaaaccCAAGCCGGCTTTGGCAGTCCCGATTGTCCAACAGGATGCCAAAGCAGAGGGCGGGGCAGAAGGGGAAGAAGGTGCAGGAGCAAAGCTGCTGGACTCCCCCTTGCCAGGCCCGGGACTCCCGCCCTCCCGGTCGGCAGAGACGGAGGATGCGGGGAAGGCTCAGAGCACAGTGGCCGCAGCAGAAGGAAGAGAagccggcctccccccccctgcggccCTTCCCGATCCCTGGGAGGACAAcacagaagctgcagctcttgagGCTCTGGCAGCAGTGCTGGTGGGCGGCAGCGGAGAGCCCGTCGCTAAAGTGGGTGAACAGAGGCGATCTGAGGGCCCCGAGAGGGTAGGAAGTGAGGCAGGAGGAGATAAGGCCTCCGAGGAAGGCCTCGCGGCGGAAGCTGCTCCTGCTCATAAGCCCCAAGACTATTCTGAGCCTCGGGAACAAGGGGCCGAGTACGAGAAGGGGATCGGCCAGGAGGAGGCAGCGAGGGAGGCCCCTGAGCAGAGGGCGGCTGGCTCTGAAACCGGCCCAAGCGCAGCGGCAGGTCTGCAGGCGCCTGCTGAGCATCCTGACCCAGCCCGGAGGGAGACCAGGGGAGAGGCGCGGGCCAGAGCCCCAGAGCAGCTCAAAGGCTACATGCGGCCCACCAAGTCGAgggggctccctcctcccccgcTGCGAGCAGCTGCCCAGGAGCCGGGCAAGAGACGGACCGCCAAGCCGGACGTCCCGGGCCTGCCGAGGCAAGAGAGAGGTGTGTGCGCGTGCCGCTTCGGCCTCCCGCTGGTAACGCATACTGCGGCTTGCGTGTGAGGCATTGCTCCTTGTCGTCGGCGCATTGGCTTGAGCACCTAACTGTTAATCCCGCGTCCGGCGCACAACCGTGCCTGGCATGAGTGTGTCTTGGCCTGTGTGAATCTGCTTGGCTGTTTCACAGCACTGACCCCTGAGTGTCCCCCGAAGAAGAGGTGAGCCAAACTCCAAAGCTTCTCTTTAACACGCTCCGTGttgcttcctctcctcctcacTAATATTAAAAAGAGCTCCTCTGGGGGGAAGCCGCTTCGGGGCTCAGGCTTGCTCGGAGGCGGCCCCTTGACCCAAGGGCCACATTTGGGCGCCTCCGGTCCCTTCTCAGCCCACTCATGCCCACGCCTGGGCTCAGCTGCTGCGGGGGCTCTCGGAGTCGAAGCCGGGCCCCCAGCCCCCAAGGGCCAGAGGCTTCCTAAGGCTGGGACATCGCAGTCAGCTGGAAACGATATCCCGTCACGTCCTTCCCTGACAACCAGTCTGGCAGAATGGCCCAGAGTCCCTCGTGCACGTCTGTGGAGCCGGCATGGAAGCGGCGTTTGTACAATCGCGGACTCTCCTAGCGAGCCCAGTGCGTCCAGTGTGGCATGGAGTGCAGCCGTGTGCTACTTTCTGAAAGGCCCCGTGTGTGGTGCGCAGTGCATGGATTGGTTCTGAGTGGCACTTGGGGTGAGGAGCTGGGTTTGCATCGGAGAAGCACGCGGGTGATGCTCGCCCTCTGCACCAGCCGCGACCTTCACACGGTGCTTTGACCTCCGGGCTCCTGGAGCAGCAGGCAGAGGTCAGAGAGGGGGATTGTGTCCCCTCGGCCAGGGGTCTGCCACACGGTTCCTGCCGACGGCTTTCCCGTTTCCtcagaaagtgggcggggccaggtgggTCTCTGATGGAGAGTTGGTTGACATGAAAACAACAGTTAAGACCTTGTCTAGAAAGGAGGGAGCATtgaaggaatgccaaacaaaaggaGACGGAATCAGAAGGGGACAGACGAATCTCTCGGGGGAGGGCATTTCAGAGCTGCTGTGCCTAATCTCAGGGCTCGAAGTACGGACTCCGAAGGTGACCGTAGTGGTCAGACTGGTTCACAAAGGGGAGGGTGGTCCCAAGCCCCATAGGGCTCTGAAGGCCAAGCCCACATCTTATACTGTGCCCAGAAACACCGTGGGAGCCACTGCAGGTGGCCCAAGGGTGGTCCCGAGAACCCACTCCAGGCACCAATTGAAGGCTGCAGAGGCGTTTCAAGGGCGGCCCCGTGTAGAGCACATGGCAGCCATCTAGTGCCTTTTCCCTTCTTGCTacctgagggaggtgaggcagagagagccctgattctgTCCTTCTGAGAGGGCTTCTGTGTTCAACGCATGGGCTCTGCTCCTGAGGGgtggtcccccccccaacctaaaaCACCCACCAAGTTTTATATTACCTTTGGGTGTCTGATCCCTTCTTGCTCTCGGTGGTCTGTCCCATCAGCTGTGAGCTGGCGAAGTGGGAGCTGGAAGGCCCTTTCCAGCAGCAAGCCGGGTGCCCTCGGGGGGATTCCCAGAGCTTCAGCATCTACAGAAGAAATTGTTAACTTGGTGGAAGAGGGAGGCACACTGGCCTGAATGTTCTGCTCTGGTTCCTGAGTGGTTTTGTATCTTTTATGAGCGTTGCATAAGCCTCAAAGTCGTCCTGTGTTGGTGGAAGTGCCGTGCATGAACTTGGGCCTCTACAAGCTTGTGTGTTTGcgactcccccacccaccctgcctgGCATGGCAATACAAAATGGGGGGTGCTCAAAAGCAATATCTTCTTTCAATACTGAAAACTGAACCGCTGGAAGGCTTTGCCCCTTTTATTTGTTTTCCTTGTCAGCGGCTGAATTGAAAAGGGGACCTGAATGAACCTAGGAGGCTGGTACAAATTTAAAATGCCACCCCTGAATGGCATAAGCAGCACGGGTAATTGGGGCTGCATAGGGCACAGTACGTCCCTTGGAGGTTCCCCTCTGGGTGAGCAAGCTGGGTCCGTGGGCCGGCTCCACCCAGCAGAGCCCTCCTCGGATAAGAacccctctctttcctctctcccggGGCTGCATGACACATTGAAAGCAAGCTGAAGGCTTGGTAAAGAGGGAGCCATGAGGTGTGCTTTCTCCTTCCCCCGCTGTTCTTTTGCATTGTGGCTCAAAAAGACCGGAAAGGGGGTTGGgtacggttgccagcctccaggtggggcctggaaatctcccagaatcccATTGGTCTctggactacagttccccagaggaaagcagctgctttggaggctgagcTCGACGGCGTTGTagcctgctgaggcccctcccctccccaaaccccgcctcctaggctccacccccaaagtctccaggtatttcccagaccGGAGCGCACAGCCCTGCGGTTGGGACATGAGGAGCTGGTGCCTCGTGCTGCTGGCCCGGCTACCGCTCCGAGAGACGGTTTTGAGACTTGGAGGCGGGTCTGAATGGAGAGGGGTGAGAATGAGACTCGGGAGCGAAATGCTAGAGGAGTTGAGTTTAAAGTTCC
This Paroedura picta isolate Pp20150507F chromosome 11, Ppicta_v3.0, whole genome shotgun sequence DNA region includes the following protein-coding sequences:
- the MAP4 gene encoding microtubule-associated protein 4 isoform X14 produces the protein MADFDRNLSLADAMTEPPPQIEEEVKRDFMATLEAEKFDDVVGEKVGKTDYVPLLDDEDVKAGNQEAKTKPHADGVQVERTLATGPAAVVENGDHGIEGGRKVPPGKIMDDQMSYKEFLDHNVSWAVDERDRSFDSQLAFQPSEVAEPFKMHREDVLSDLLLLPQEMTGVPAFGGYFGAASEVHVPSGAAGVPEQPPLGPPHSPANVFDPLAFLGDDLGTESQLNPNEAVPASETRLPEDFLWGTQPLMPAQGNPFFEPPAPNKGPEAAEVPFPGSTATGLADLPGEPKPPEAKLPAPAGSAGPAPAEEELMGFEPWFDQRSLPPKGVLAPSAEATVTKDAKTKAVELAAPAAESSALEKQEEKKPLANQHKEKESGSPQQTEEAASKDGAQKVSESKAEEAAKSPPSPRVEEKKPSPALHTEAGEWALPVQKTEENKIAPSQRTDESKASLSQPTEETASQPVVQKAEDSRPSPSQPAEKAEQSQASPAQPPAKQEESKPPSSSPSHPVEPLPVLEKLEERSKESPGRPAEKQEEQKQPPAEPVEHFPEPAESKEPVPLGEPEAEPEKGPSAGRAALDLAGADKPKGVPEPSRDQPVELPQEKASRDPEGVSATQVRQAHKSNDHRRFAKAKPARVPGADTPAQKSREPGEGPLAAPEWGYVPGTSPRGKGASRKVTSQPFELAEGQRDVLQESWDVEASAAFKKKKKKPKQKRSQHPRPVEAWEEAPEGPRSPPCAEEPRRSDIPLAVPPERFQEVTGVSTGVLWKGTSKREMEWKLVDTQSLAFAPAEGEPIQHTQSSLELELDARAAEFGRAEVIRDDRAGLQSKSGKEGSPKEQLKGPAEQSQLGSPTTPPAQASPVTASGGSREREGQPPKNVGLGTEPPASGEAAKPAEADGGKVTREDLVAGSLALEGKPKQQGGDGRGRRAGQEAAGAPEERRIPDQSIPEATQAPKARPGDGDEGSPVKSEKPPLGSGGGGPFFTWEGPSGTVKPLFPGETPGGGKLPLADTDEAAHSSPPEKPALAVPKTASDQPKKRSSHGKSRKVKNFPEQQLLLSEGLSDLSQGPAVGGEEGPPPETGPAALREEASCSGPPENKGAPEKPKKRSSDGRSRKAAGRPSLGPPFLPGAEKDVPAEGSSTDQMRAGSASDKEPASDAASRLAEAAAGTANVQVGNPEGPPAGQGEGQAAFPSSAYPFIARTPTKPPDSPAALEADAPAEGGEGHGPTGRGGPIMAEPSSALPVSKPKKRTSDGRNKKPGKCASEQPGSQATVGPPSETAASERDKGDSSPLKPPDGSQVPFPPPKRMEDEEPSPALRTSCSEPQPPLVHRTSPLKPEPLAHTKDAPSTHRGQEVSLAALEPLAEARTPAQAQPPLRDPAEEEPKRPEDEGQVRQVQGLSGAKVDIAGLAAVCREGGQVGRGPSPVASQGRAADPPATTDQVPLAPPVEEASKGADEGLSRKSRPSGGQAFPPEAETDGLLGVEGCGKPRGPPSDRRRKQTRDGTLDLASRLDPSMKPAKRGSDGKSKRATSSPEQPVLLPAKAGPAQGQHRKGAGLESALQGIELVDENRNIKNFPPGHPMFWEEDTVRVFGPFGLPPPSSLDEGGSKSQCPFLNSQGKGAAGLLKERLSPPEAVGDTSGRERKGTLELQEDPGAAELREDATETSLLVQAGDKTREKRRKPKPALAVPIVQQDAKAEGGAEGEEGAGAKLLDSPLPGPGLPPSRSAETEDAGKAQSTVAAAEGREAGLPPPAALPDPWEDNTEAAALEALAAVLVGGSGEPVAKVGEQRRSEGPERVGSEAGGDKASEEGLAAEAAPAHKPQDYSEPREQGAEYEKGIGQEEAAREAPEQRAAGSETGPSAAAGLQAPAEHPDPARRETRGEARARAPEQLKGYMRPTKSRGLPPPPLRAAAQEPGKRRTAKPDVPGLPRQERAKPEEPKAAAEGGTANDIAAPPNKELPPSPEKKTKPSASAPAKPAAVKTKPVSAAAAPAKRPASTTPSQNKKATSPTAGPAAAATPKRPATSATRPSTLTPKDSKPKGTEAKSAEKRASPLKTPSTTTPRSSVKSSPATPRPSTALASTNAAASPRSTAASPPKRPSTIKTEAKTADAKKTTAKSPSADLSRPRSAPASTAPAAASPAQPGAAASRPKLTGPRLSGAGSTAAADLKKASTLKAAPKSAPVSKPPRPPTSVSAPDLKNIRSKIGSTDNIKHQPGGGKVQILNKKIDLSKVSSKCGSKANIKHKPGGGDVKIENQKLNFKEKAQAKIGSLDNVGHVPAGGAVKIESHKLLFRQKAKARTDHGADPAASDPPVLPGGPSPRRSTSVSESLGSLASAASWPQQQQQQQQQGASLPGGVSAALPQQGF
- the MAP4 gene encoding microtubule-associated protein 4 isoform X9, encoding MADFDRNLSLADAMTEPPPQIEEEVKRDFMATLEAEKFDDVVGEKVGKTDYVPLLDDEDVKAGNQEAKTKPHADGVQVERTLATGPAAVVENGDHGIEGGRKVPPGKIMDDQMSYKEFLDHNVSWAVDERDRSFDSQLAFQPSEVAEPFKMHREDVLSDLLLLPQEMTGVPAFGGYFGAASEVHVPSGAAGVPEQPPLGPPHSPANVFDPLAFLGDDLGTESQLNPNEAVPASETRLPEDFLWGTQPLMPAQGNPFFEPPAPNKGPEAAEVPFPGSTATGLADLPGEPKPPEAKLPAPAGSAGPAPAEEELMGFEPWFDQRSLPPKGVLAPSAEATVTKDAKTKAVELAAPAAESSALEKQEEKKPLANQHKEKESGSPQQTEEAASKDGAQKVSESKAEEAAKSPPSPRVEEKKPSPALHTEAGEWALPVQKTEENKIAPSQRTDESKASLSQPTEETASQPVVQKAEDSRPSPSQPAEKAEQSQASPAQPPAKQEESKPPSSSPSHPVEPLPVLEKLEERSKESPGRPAEKQEEQKQPPAEPVEHFPEPAESKEPVPLGEPEAEPEKGPSAGRAALDLAGADKPKGVPEPSRDQPVELPQEKASRDPEGVSATQVRQAHKSNDHRRFAKAKPARVPGADTPAQKSREPGEGPLAAPEWGYVPGTSPRGKGASRKVTSQPFELAEGQRDVLQESWDVEASAAFKKKKKKPKQKRSQHPRPVEAWEEAPEGPRSPPCAEEPRRSDIPLAVPPERFQEVTGVSTGVLWKGTSKREMEWKLVDTQSLAFAPAEGEPIQHTQSSLELELDARAAEFGRAEVIRDDRAGLQSKSGKEGSPKEQLKGPAEQSQLGSPTTPPAQASPVTASGGSREREGQPPKNVGLGTEPPASGEAAKPAEADGGKVTREDLVAGSLALEGKPKQQGGDGRGRRAGQEAAGAPEERRIPDQSIPEATQAPKARPGDGDEGSPVKSEKPPLGSGGGGPFFTWEGPSGTVKPLFPGETPGGGKLPLADTDEAAHSSPPEKPALAVPKTASDQPKKRSSHGKSRKVKNFPEQQLLLSEGLSDLSQGPAVGGEEGPPPETGPAALREEASCSGPPENKGAPEKPKKRSSDGRSRKAAGRPSLGPPFLPGAEKDVPAEGSSTDQMRAGSASDKEPASDAASRLAEAAAGTANVQVGNPEGPPAGQGEGQAAFPSSAYPFIARTPTKPPDSPAALEADAPAEGGEGHGPTGRGGPIMAEPSSALPVSKPKKRTSDGRNKKPGKCASEQPGSQATVGPPSETAASERDKGDSSPLKPPDGSQVPFPPPKRMEDEEPSPALRTSCSEPQPPLVHRTSPLKPEPLAHTKDAPSTHRGQEVSLAALEPLAEARTPAQAQPPLRDPAEEEPKRPEDEGQVRQVQGLSGAKVDIAGLAAVCREGGQVGRGPSPVASQGRAADPPATTDQVPLAPPVEEASKGADEGLSRKSRPSGGQAFPPEAETDGLLGVEGCGKPRGPPSDRRRKQTRDGTLDLASRLDPSMKPAKRGSDGKSKRATSSPEQPVLLPAKAGPAQGQHRKGAGLESALQGIELVDENRNIKNFPPGHPMFWEEDTVRVFGPFGLPPPSSLDEGGSKSQCPFLNSQGKGAAGLLKERLSPPEAVGDTSGRERKGTLELQEDPGAAELREDATETSLLVQAGDKTREKRRKPKPALAVPIVQQDAKAEGGAEGEEGAGAKLLDSPLPGPGLPPSRSAETEDAGKAQSTVAAAEGREAGLPPPAALPDPWEDNTEAAALEALAAVLVGGSGEPVAKVGEQRRSEGPERVGSEAGGDKASEEGLAAEAAPAHKPQDYSEPREQGAEYEKGIGQEEAAREAPEQRAAGSETGPSAAAGLQAPAEHPDPARRETRGEARARAPEQLKGYMRPTKSRGLPPPPLRAAAQEPGKRRTAKPDVPGLPRQERAKPEEPKAAAEGGTANDIAAPPNKELPPSPEKKTKPSASAPAKPAAVKTKPVSAAAAPAKRPASTTPSQNKKATSPTAGPAAAATPKRPATSATRPSTLTPKDSKPKGTEAKSAEKRASPLKTPSTTTPRSSVKSSPATPRPSTALASTNAAASPRSTAASPPKRPSTIKTEAKTADAKKTTAKSPSADLSRPRSAPASTAPAAASPAQPGAAASRPKLTGPRLSGAGSTAAADLKKASTLKAAPKSAPVSKPPRPPTSVSAPDLKNIRSKIGSTDNIKHQPGGGKAKVERKAESAGAGRKPELNAVSKTAVTKEGAPKQPNGKVQIISKKASYSHVQSKCGSKDNIKHVPGGGNVQILNKKIDLSKVSSKCGSKANIKHKPGGGDVKIENQKLNFKEKAQAKIGSLDNVGHVPAGGAVKNEGGEEAAPQNGAVPTPLPGSGATQENGVGQATPTQGGGDQMEIQSFDTHIQETSI